Proteins from one Cicer arietinum cultivar CDC Frontier isolate Library 1 chromosome 3, Cicar.CDCFrontier_v2.0, whole genome shotgun sequence genomic window:
- the LOC101500829 gene encoding glutaredoxin-C11 has product MDRVKDLASKKAAVIFTKSSCCMCHSIKQLFYELGASPAVYELDNDSSYGREMEWALKGLGCNPSVPAVFIGGKFVGSSKDVISLHVDGSLKQMLMDAKAIWF; this is encoded by the coding sequence ATGGATAGAGTAAAGGATTTGGCATCAAAGAAAGCTGCAGTTATATTTACAAAGAGTTCATGTTGCATGTGCCATAGTATAAAGCAACTTTTCTATGAACTTGGAGCAAGTCCTGCAGTATATGAGTTAGACAATGATTCTTCATATGGAAGAGAAATGGAATGGGCTTTGAAGGGTCTTGGTTGCAACCCTTCAGTTCCAGCAGTGTTCATTGGTGGAAAATTTGTTGGATCATCAAAAGATGTTATATCTCTTCATGTTGATGGATCTCTCAAACAAATGCTAATGGATGCAAAAGCCATATGGTTTTAG